In one Trichlorobacter lovleyi SZ genomic region, the following are encoded:
- a CDS encoding thiolase family protein: MGTSFRSRPVYLAASWMGPVGRYTGKDREELTFLEMAEQCGQVFAGSPVRRRHIDAVVVGSQNPAAFSGVDNTAAKMSGILGISGVKSVLIDTASSSGASAFENAYLEVASGRHDHVLAIAVQKMSDASTLEATRIIAGVIDRNEAEYGLTMPACGALVARSLQLRLGLSDLEWSAYSALLSQRSHRFSSQNPDAHLRQQLPVEEYFRQVATGENYRYWSPLRYHDYCPMSDGMAAVILTSRPQEVMVAGLGSATDIPTIADRHYFHSFPATVTAAGYAYGMAGLRDVRALEGELHVNMHDPFNGFGPINLVDLGIVSRNRLFDALLDDRLTGPGGGFPTNLTGGLKGRGHPLGATGMIQVVENHRLIREAGFEAGLSHSIGGPINNNVVILLERSEHYHNRPHEPYRPWGLPSLGRPKPKQVTIDALLAETGSCVGQFVTSTTRYHHKTGQPEVILVIVACRFLGANYRFLFGLDGSHAPQLSGLSTGDELALERQATSITLNRLPVRRLYQRTLQGMRDLAESGWRRLKG, encoded by the coding sequence ATGGGGACCAGTTTCAGGTCGCGCCCTGTGTATCTGGCCGCTTCATGGATGGGGCCGGTTGGACGTTATACAGGCAAGGATCGAGAAGAGCTTACCTTTCTTGAAATGGCCGAGCAGTGTGGACAGGTCTTTGCCGGAAGCCCGGTGCGCCGTCGACATATTGATGCCGTTGTGGTTGGTAGTCAGAACCCGGCTGCTTTTTCAGGGGTGGATAATACTGCTGCAAAAATGTCAGGCATTCTAGGTATTTCAGGAGTCAAGTCGGTATTGATCGATACCGCCTCGTCTTCAGGTGCCTCAGCCTTTGAAAATGCCTATCTTGAAGTGGCATCAGGTCGCCATGACCATGTCCTGGCGATTGCTGTTCAGAAGATGAGTGATGCCTCGACCCTTGAGGCAACACGGATTATTGCAGGTGTGATTGATCGTAACGAGGCTGAGTACGGCTTGACCATGCCGGCCTGCGGCGCTCTGGTGGCACGATCACTGCAACTCCGTCTAGGTCTATCCGACCTGGAATGGTCGGCCTATTCAGCGCTTCTCTCTCAGCGCAGTCATCGCTTTTCAAGCCAGAACCCCGATGCCCATCTGCGACAGCAGCTACCGGTCGAGGAGTACTTCAGGCAGGTTGCCACGGGTGAAAACTACCGCTACTGGTCACCATTACGTTATCACGATTACTGCCCCATGTCCGACGGTATGGCTGCCGTTATTCTCACCTCCCGTCCCCAGGAGGTGATGGTGGCAGGACTGGGCAGTGCAACAGATATCCCGACCATTGCTGACCGTCATTACTTTCATTCGTTTCCAGCCACGGTTACGGCTGCCGGGTATGCTTATGGTATGGCTGGCTTGAGGGATGTCCGGGCGCTTGAGGGGGAACTGCATGTTAACATGCATGACCCTTTTAACGGATTTGGCCCGATCAATCTGGTCGATCTGGGAATAGTGAGTCGTAACCGGCTTTTTGATGCCCTGCTTGATGATCGTTTGACTGGCCCGGGAGGGGGCTTTCCCACTAATCTGACTGGCGGTTTAAAGGGCCGAGGGCATCCTCTGGGGGCCACCGGCATGATCCAGGTGGTTGAGAACCATCGCCTGATTCGTGAAGCCGGTTTTGAGGCCGGACTTTCACACTCAATTGGCGGTCCTATTAATAATAATGTTGTGATTCTGTTGGAACGCAGTGAACATTATCATAACCGTCCCCATGAACCGTATCGCCCCTGGGGGCTACCATCGCTCGGACGCCCCAAGCCCAAACAGGTAACCATTGATGCGCTGCTAGCTGAAACGGGGAGTTGTGTTGGGCAGTTTGTGACGTCTACGACCCGTTACCATCATAAGACAGGGCAGCCGGAGGTGATTCTGGTGATCGTTGCCTGTCGTTTTCTGGGTGCGAACTATCGCTTTCTCTTTGGTCTTGACGGCAGTCATGCTCCGCAGTTATCCGGCTTGTCGACGGGGGATGAACTGGCGCTTGAGCGTCAGGCAACGAGCATTACACTGAATCGCCTGCCGGTACGGCGTCTGTACCAGCGGACCTTGCAAGGTATGCGAGACCTTGCCGAGTCCGGTTGGCGGAGGCTGAAGGGCTAG
- the fusA gene encoding elongation factor G → MGTYPTEKIRNLGIVAHGGAGKTSLAEAILFNTGMIDRLGRVDDGTATMDFEPEETKRKISISSAFDHCEWNGHSIHFVDTPGYGDFIGDTRACMRALDCAVVILSAISGVKVQTEEVWEWANEFEIPRIAFVNKMDKERANFLRAIDDMEKSLKARGVAIQMPIGAEESFEGVVDLIRMKACKYAKDGSGGCQEIEIPAEYLAEAQRLREHMVEIVAEAYDALTEKYLEAGELTEEEILDGLRVGTMRNTFTPVLCGSATLNVGVRQLLGAVCDFLPSPLDRTKAVGTNPKNNDLVERGPDEKEPFSALVFKTTSDPYTGKITIFRIYSGTLNSDSTIYNASKGVEERIGQIYELEGKKQKPLKQAFAGDIVAVAKLKETVTGDTLCDPAHPVVYEPARQLLPVISYAIEPKTKADEDKIHNALHRLIEEEPTLESHRDPQTKEFIISGLGQVHLDVIVEKLKRKFNVDVVLKTPKVPYFETIRGTAKVQGKYKKQSGGRGQYGDCWIEMSPTGRGDGYIFEDKVVGGVVPRQYIPAVDKGIQEAALEGFLAGYPVVDFKVALYDGSFHTVDSSEMAFKVAGSLAFKKAMEQCKPVLLEPIVNLAVTVPDENMGDVIGDLNSRRGKVVGVEPKANSQTIKAVVPMSEVLAYSNDLKFMTSDRGLFSTEFSHYEEVPTHMAQKVIAEAQAAKKD, encoded by the coding sequence ATGGGGACGTATCCAACGGAGAAGATTCGTAATCTGGGCATTGTGGCACACGGTGGGGCCGGTAAGACCTCGCTGGCTGAGGCGATCCTGTTCAATACCGGCATGATCGACCGGCTGGGGCGGGTTGATGACGGTACCGCCACCATGGATTTTGAGCCTGAAGAGACCAAACGCAAGATTTCAATCTCGTCGGCCTTTGACCACTGCGAGTGGAACGGTCATTCGATTCACTTTGTTGATACCCCCGGCTACGGTGATTTTATCGGTGATACCCGTGCCTGTATGCGTGCCCTGGATTGTGCCGTGGTGATCCTTTCAGCCATTTCAGGGGTTAAGGTTCAGACGGAAGAGGTCTGGGAATGGGCGAACGAATTTGAGATCCCCCGCATCGCCTTTGTCAACAAGATGGACAAGGAACGGGCCAACTTCCTGCGCGCTATCGACGATATGGAGAAGAGTCTCAAGGCGCGCGGTGTGGCGATCCAGATGCCGATCGGTGCTGAGGAGTCCTTTGAGGGAGTGGTTGACCTGATCCGGATGAAGGCCTGCAAGTACGCCAAGGATGGCTCGGGCGGCTGTCAGGAGATCGAGATTCCGGCTGAGTATCTTGCTGAGGCCCAGCGCCTGCGGGAGCATATGGTTGAGATCGTGGCTGAGGCCTACGACGCTCTGACCGAAAAGTATCTGGAGGCCGGCGAGCTGACTGAAGAGGAGATCCTTGACGGCCTGCGGGTCGGTACCATGCGTAACACCTTCACCCCGGTACTGTGCGGCTCTGCCACCCTGAACGTTGGAGTACGGCAGCTGTTGGGTGCTGTCTGCGACTTCCTGCCGTCTCCGCTGGATCGGACCAAGGCGGTTGGCACCAATCCTAAAAACAATGATCTGGTGGAACGTGGGCCGGATGAAAAAGAGCCGTTTTCGGCGCTGGTGTTCAAGACCACTTCTGACCCCTATACCGGTAAGATCACCATCTTCCGGATCTATTCAGGCACCCTTAACTCCGACTCTACCATCTATAATGCCAGTAAAGGGGTGGAGGAACGGATCGGCCAGATCTATGAGCTGGAAGGTAAAAAACAGAAGCCGCTCAAGCAGGCCTTTGCCGGCGACATTGTGGCGGTTGCAAAATTGAAGGAAACCGTGACCGGTGATACGCTTTGTGATCCGGCTCATCCGGTTGTCTATGAGCCGGCCAGACAGCTGTTGCCGGTGATCTCCTATGCGATTGAGCCGAAAACCAAGGCGGATGAAGACAAGATCCATAATGCCCTGCACCGGCTGATCGAAGAGGAACCGACCCTGGAATCCCATCGTGATCCCCAGACCAAAGAGTTCATCATCTCAGGTCTTGGTCAGGTTCACCTGGATGTGATAGTTGAAAAATTGAAACGCAAATTCAATGTGGATGTGGTACTGAAGACTCCCAAGGTTCCCTATTTTGAAACCATCCGTGGGACTGCCAAGGTGCAGGGCAAGTACAAGAAACAATCGGGCGGTCGTGGTCAGTACGGTGACTGCTGGATTGAGATGAGCCCCACCGGGCGTGGCGATGGCTACATCTTTGAAGACAAGGTTGTGGGTGGCGTAGTCCCCCGTCAGTACATTCCTGCCGTTGATAAAGGGATTCAGGAGGCCGCTCTTGAGGGTTTCCTGGCAGGATACCCGGTGGTGGACTTCAAGGTGGCCCTATATGACGGCTCCTTCCATACGGTTGATTCTTCTGAGATGGCCTTCAAGGTCGCCGGTTCACTGGCCTTTAAAAAGGCGATGGAACAATGTAAGCCGGTGTTGCTGGAGCCGATCGTCAATCTGGCCGTGACAGTGCCCGATGAAAATATGGGGGACGTGATTGGTGACCTCAACTCCCGTCGTGGCAAGGTGGTTGGTGTTGAACCCAAGGCAAACTCCCAGACAATCAAGGCGGTGGTCCCGATGTCAGAGGTGCTGGCCTACTCCAACGACCTGAAGTTCATGACCAGCGACCGTGGCTTGTTCAGTACCGAATTTTCGCACTATGAAGAAGTGCCGACCCATATGGCACAAAAAGTTATTGCTGAAGCGCAGGCGGCAAAGAAGGATTAA
- a CDS encoding PHP domain-containing protein yields the protein MIDLHLHSSCSDGILAPAQLVSAAQLSGLSTIALCDHDTVAGVEAATLAGKEQGIEVIPGVELSVCFRGFSDVHLLGYWIDIYAPELTEQLDRFAFRRANRNREIVMAVNQALQQQAKEPLAFNEVEALADGVMGRPHIARALLQRGYATGMEDAFSRYLVPCDVPKTYWPMEEALATIQRVGGVAVLAHPTSITRDQQLLTELISELKELGLDGIEIYNSLATDQETMFLQSLANRLQLMPTGGSDFHGIEEHDQIGKGRGGIRFSDALLPPLRKRAAERSTRAN from the coding sequence ATGATTGATCTCCATCTGCATTCAAGCTGCTCTGACGGCATCCTGGCTCCGGCGCAGCTGGTTTCTGCCGCACAACTATCAGGACTCAGCACAATTGCCTTGTGCGACCATGATACGGTTGCCGGGGTTGAAGCCGCTACCCTGGCCGGAAAAGAACAAGGCATAGAGGTCATTCCCGGAGTTGAACTTTCTGTCTGCTTTAGAGGATTTTCCGATGTTCATCTACTGGGATACTGGATTGATATTTATGCCCCGGAATTGACAGAACAACTGGACAGATTCGCCTTTCGCAGAGCCAACCGCAATCGAGAAATTGTTATGGCTGTAAATCAGGCACTGCAACAGCAGGCAAAAGAGCCGTTAGCGTTTAACGAAGTTGAGGCACTTGCTGACGGTGTCATGGGACGCCCGCACATTGCCCGTGCCCTGCTGCAGCGTGGCTACGCAACCGGCATGGAAGACGCTTTTTCCCGTTATCTTGTCCCGTGTGACGTGCCCAAAACCTACTGGCCCATGGAAGAGGCACTGGCAACGATTCAACGCGTTGGCGGGGTTGCAGTACTGGCCCATCCAACCAGCATCACCCGCGACCAACAGCTTTTAACGGAGCTGATCTCTGAGTTGAAAGAGCTTGGACTGGATGGCATCGAAATATACAACTCCTTGGCAACAGATCAGGAGACCATGTTTTTGCAGAGTCTGGCAAATCGTTTACAGCTGATGCCAACCGGCGGTTCGGATTTCCACGGTATTGAGGAACATGATCAAATAGGAAAAGGGCGGGGAGGCATACGTTTTTCCGATGCCTTGCTCCCGCCCTTACGCAAACGTGCTGCCGAACGCTCGACCCGAGCTAACTAA
- a CDS encoding NAD(P)-dependent oxidoreductase — MLRKIGFIGLGTVGRHMAANLVRGGYDLAVFDTDPSKMDELVALGATGAETAAEAARGRELVISIVSEGDEQGPLFCGETGILAGIEPGTIFADMGTTSLETTLQMAEETAKKRCFYLDAPVWGNKDHAASGLLTIIVGGDPGIIGKCREPFSIFGLNTITVGEIGDATKMKFIVNMVQGTLVQVLAEGLVFGEKMGFSADKILEVLDTRGVASPIFHLKGRAMSRNEFTRSLAMKYVNDGMHLVMNAARLVGLHLPAAEAASKMYEKGVEAGYGEEDFSAVIKVLRK; from the coding sequence ATGTTACGAAAGATCGGTTTTATCGGTTTAGGCACAGTGGGACGGCATATGGCGGCCAATCTCGTCAGGGGGGGCTATGATCTTGCGGTTTTTGATACGGACCCATCAAAGATGGACGAGCTAGTGGCTCTTGGAGCAACCGGTGCTGAAACTGCTGCAGAGGCGGCCCGTGGTCGTGAACTGGTTATCTCCATCGTTTCTGAAGGGGATGAGCAGGGCCCTCTGTTCTGTGGTGAAACCGGTATTTTGGCAGGCATTGAGCCGGGCACCATTTTTGCCGATATGGGGACGACTTCGCTTGAAACAACGCTCCAGATGGCTGAAGAAACGGCTAAAAAGCGGTGTTTCTATCTTGATGCCCCAGTGTGGGGCAACAAGGATCATGCCGCAAGTGGCTTGTTGACCATAATTGTTGGCGGTGACCCGGGTATCATTGGTAAGTGTAGAGAACCTTTTAGTATTTTTGGCTTGAATACCATTACTGTCGGTGAGATTGGTGATGCCACCAAGATGAAGTTTATTGTCAATATGGTGCAGGGTACCTTGGTTCAGGTGCTCGCTGAAGGTTTGGTCTTTGGTGAAAAAATGGGTTTCAGTGCCGATAAAATTCTTGAAGTGCTGGATACCCGCGGCGTTGCCTCTCCGATCTTCCATCTCAAGGGGAGAGCCATGTCCCGCAACGAGTTTACACGTAGTCTTGCTATGAAATATGTGAATGACGGTATGCATCTGGTTATGAATGCTGCCCGTCTGGTTGGGTTGCATCTGCCTGCTGCCGAGGCGGCTAGCAAGATGTATGAAAAGGGGGTTGAGGCTGGCTATGGTGAAGAAGATTTCTCGGCCGTTATCAAGGTTCTGAGAAAATAG
- a CDS encoding SPOR domain-containing protein produces the protein MDFKFNSETTEGETPAQPQEKGRQTGLLVLLLLLLGGFGYLYFFTGLIRPQEQPPAPQPPPQVVKQPLPARDAAPAETAKTAEQKGQVSPPPVSPAAKPVPKPADPKVAAAPAAKPEEKKPAPVKPVTKPEPAKGASPPAIKKPEPVKPATPVKQTEKAAVTAKNVPQKMAEPVRKAVAVPKKSGPWTVVAGLYVVEETLAADLPKVKKAGLTPLMTSGPRRPVSMHRLFYNEYSDKDQARQAVEMLRSKAGDGFSVQRGDKHEVYAGSYAVQSGARSEQQRLAAAGINVTIRKSQVPLASRKLTAGTFTDRKAAEEALKKLKGAGIAAPVLE, from the coding sequence ATGGACTTCAAGTTTAATAGCGAGACGACTGAGGGTGAGACACCGGCTCAGCCCCAGGAGAAAGGTCGTCAGACCGGTCTGCTGGTGTTGTTGCTGCTGCTACTGGGGGGATTCGGCTATCTCTATTTCTTCACCGGCCTGATTCGGCCCCAGGAACAGCCACCAGCACCCCAGCCTCCGCCACAGGTGGTAAAACAACCGTTGCCGGCCCGTGATGCAGCACCTGCCGAAACGGCAAAAACTGCTGAACAAAAAGGACAGGTGTCGCCGCCACCGGTATCTCCGGCAGCAAAGCCCGTGCCGAAACCGGCTGATCCCAAGGTCGCAGCAGCACCTGCTGCAAAACCGGAGGAAAAGAAACCAGCTCCTGTAAAGCCGGTTACAAAGCCTGAACCGGCAAAGGGCGCGTCACCCCCGGCAATAAAGAAGCCGGAGCCTGTAAAGCCTGCTACACCGGTCAAGCAGACTGAGAAGGCGGCGGTAACGGCAAAGAACGTTCCACAAAAGATGGCTGAGCCTGTCAGGAAGGCCGTTGCCGTTCCGAAGAAAAGTGGTCCCTGGACGGTTGTGGCTGGACTCTATGTGGTTGAAGAAACGCTTGCTGCTGATCTGCCAAAGGTAAAAAAGGCCGGTCTGACACCGCTGATGACCAGTGGTCCCAGGCGCCCGGTTTCCATGCATCGCCTCTTTTATAATGAGTATAGCGATAAGGACCAGGCCCGTCAGGCAGTAGAGATGTTGCGCAGTAAAGCCGGTGATGGCTTTTCGGTGCAACGTGGTGATAAGCATGAGGTCTATGCCGGTTCCTATGCCGTGCAGAGCGGCGCACGGTCTGAACAGCAACGTCTTGCTGCGGCCGGTATCAATGTAACGATCAGAAAGAGTCAGGTACCCCTTGCCTCCCGCAAGCTGACAGCAGGTACCTTCACTGACCGCAAGGCCGCTGAAGAGGCTCTGAAGAAGCTGAAGGGAGCCGGTATAGCGGCGCCGGTACTTGAGTAA
- a CDS encoding type III pantothenate kinase has protein sequence MLLVIDVGNSNIVLGIYDGELLVRHWRISTDKSRTSDEYGVMLNSLFSLASLSFSQVKAIIISSVVPPLTGVLESLCRDFFALPPYVVGPGIKTGMQIQYDNPREVGADRVVNAVAGFEKHRSPLIIVDFGTATTFDYVNSKGEYCGGAIAPGLAISLEALFQRASKLPRVDICRPPHAIAKNTVNSMQAGIFYGYVGLVDGIVERIKLESRDQPRVLATGGLAALIAPESKTIDEVDEFLTLEGLRILYERNR, from the coding sequence TTGCTCCTCGTTATAGATGTTGGCAACAGCAATATTGTACTGGGTATCTACGACGGTGAACTGCTGGTGCGCCACTGGCGTATCTCGACTGATAAGTCCCGTACTTCAGATGAATACGGGGTCATGCTGAACAGCCTTTTCTCGCTGGCATCCCTGTCCTTTTCTCAGGTTAAGGCGATTATCATCTCCTCGGTGGTCCCGCCTCTTACCGGTGTGCTTGAATCACTCTGCCGCGATTTTTTTGCGCTGCCTCCCTATGTAGTCGGTCCCGGCATCAAGACCGGCATGCAGATTCAGTATGATAATCCCCGTGAGGTCGGGGCTGACCGGGTTGTCAATGCGGTGGCCGGTTTTGAAAAACACCGCAGCCCTTTGATCATTGTCGATTTTGGTACTGCCACTACCTTTGATTATGTGAACAGTAAGGGAGAATACTGCGGAGGTGCCATTGCACCTGGCCTAGCCATCTCGCTGGAGGCTCTGTTCCAGCGTGCCAGCAAACTGCCGCGGGTGGATATCTGTCGTCCCCCCCATGCCATAGCCAAAAATACGGTCAACTCAATGCAGGCTGGTATTTTTTACGGGTATGTGGGATTGGTGGATGGTATCGTGGAGCGGATCAAGCTGGAGAGCCGGGATCAGCCACGGGTGCTTGCCACCGGCGGTCTGGCAGCCCTGATTGCACCTGAATCAAAAACCATTGATGAAGTTGATGAATTTCTTACTCTGGAGGGGTTGAGGATTTTGTACGAACGGAACCGGTAG
- a CDS encoding endonuclease III domain-containing protein — MRDNQIHHVMTVLAEECRQWETPSVTVISEQHRSAFHVLVSCIISLRTKDAVTAAASARLFERAASPEAMICLTPSEIADLIYPAGFYRTKAEQIHAICRTLLTEYNGSVPDNLEQLLRLKGVGRKTANLVMTLGHDKQGICVDIHVHRITNRWGYVNSGSPDETEQFLREKLPAEYWKKINDLLVCYGQNLCYPVSPACSRCRLLDCCSRVGVQRSR; from the coding sequence ATGCGCGACAATCAGATTCATCACGTTATGACTGTTTTGGCAGAGGAGTGCCGGCAATGGGAGACTCCTTCGGTAACCGTCATTTCAGAACAGCACCGTTCAGCCTTTCATGTTCTGGTCTCCTGCATAATCTCGCTGCGCACCAAGGACGCCGTTACAGCCGCTGCCTCGGCCCGTTTGTTTGAGCGGGCAGCCTCTCCCGAGGCAATGATCTGTCTTACGCCTTCTGAGATAGCTGATCTGATCTATCCTGCGGGCTTTTATCGTACAAAAGCTGAACAAATTCATGCAATCTGCAGAACGTTGCTTACAGAGTATAATGGCAGCGTGCCGGATAATCTTGAACAGCTGCTCCGCCTCAAGGGGGTCGGTCGTAAAACTGCAAATTTGGTGATGACCCTTGGGCATGACAAACAGGGGATCTGCGTCGATATCCATGTGCATCGCATAACAAACCGCTGGGGCTATGTTAACAGCGGCTCCCCTGACGAGACAGAACAGTTTCTGCGTGAAAAACTGCCTGCGGAGTATTGGAAAAAAATCAATGATCTTCTGGTCTGCTATGGCCAGAATCTGTGCTATCCTGTTTCTCCGGCCTGTTCCCGGTGCCGATTGCTGGACTGCTGCAGCAGGGTTGGGGTACAACGTAGCCGCTAG
- a CDS encoding methyltransferase family protein encodes MPDSLDFVLRLTVFCITHSLLAAPRIKERIEHLAGRPLAGYRLIYNLFSMLLFGWVMLAWQSTSVIYVLPGVWSLVLYGLQFIIIWAGLACLRQTGLAGFLGTDIASLHERPALITTGCYAVVRHPLYLLGILFLLLNPVITTRWLVLTLFSIPYFIFGALLEERRMIRLFGDTYRQYQRDVPFLLPRLNRQISAD; translated from the coding sequence GTGCCGGACAGCCTGGACTTCGTGCTACGCCTTACCGTTTTCTGCATCACCCATTCACTGCTGGCGGCACCGCGTATCAAGGAGCGCATAGAGCATTTAGCAGGACGCCCCTTGGCCGGGTATCGCCTTATCTACAACCTGTTTTCAATGCTGCTTTTTGGCTGGGTTATGCTGGCGTGGCAATCAACCAGCGTTATCTATGTCCTGCCAGGCGTATGGAGCCTTGTGCTGTATGGATTGCAATTTATCATAATCTGGGCAGGCCTGGCCTGTCTTCGTCAGACCGGTCTGGCAGGCTTTCTGGGCACGGATATAGCCAGTCTGCATGAGCGTCCCGCGCTGATAACTACCGGTTGCTATGCCGTAGTCAGACATCCGCTCTATCTGCTCGGCATACTGTTTTTGCTGTTAAACCCGGTTATCACAACACGCTGGCTCGTTTTGACCCTGTTCAGCATCCCTTACTTTATCTTTGGGGCCCTGCTTGAAGAACGCAGGATGATTCGACTGTTTGGCGACACCTACCGCCAATACCAGCGCGACGTCCCGTTCCTCTTGCCCCGCTTGAATCGGCAAATCAGCGCAGACTAA
- a CDS encoding cytidylate kinase family protein — protein sequence MPIITISREMGTGAYGVAKELAKKLKYTLVDGPKLAACAAEYGLSLELLQAVDEKPPSYNTVEDRARAASLNSIELILLDLAKKGNVILYGRGGQDLLQGCGNVLRLRFVADFEERVERFAEREWIDPDLAQELIRRSDHQRGGFIHFYFDRDWNDPLGYDLTFNTSRLSPGAIIDIIVAAVKDSQLKEADSWSADEIENTILVKKIETALLRSEELEYRPFRIEVEDGQVTLSGYIGSEQEKKAALKVAAAIKGVESVVDNLHVVNYREYKEKC from the coding sequence ATGCCGATTATTACGATTTCCCGTGAAATGGGAACCGGTGCTTATGGTGTAGCCAAGGAGTTGGCAAAAAAACTGAAGTATACACTGGTTGACGGTCCCAAACTTGCCGCTTGTGCCGCTGAATACGGACTCAGCCTGGAACTGCTGCAGGCGGTGGATGAAAAGCCTCCTTCTTACAACACGGTGGAAGATCGGGCCCGGGCTGCTTCGTTAAACTCCATTGAACTCATTCTGCTTGATCTTGCCAAGAAGGGAAACGTCATTCTCTACGGCCGCGGCGGGCAGGATCTGCTGCAGGGTTGCGGCAATGTCCTTCGCTTGAGGTTTGTTGCGGATTTTGAAGAGCGGGTTGAGCGTTTTGCAGAGCGGGAGTGGATTGACCCTGATCTTGCGCAGGAGCTGATCCGGCGTAGTGATCATCAACGGGGCGGATTTATCCATTTCTATTTCGATCGTGACTGGAATGACCCTCTGGGATACGACCTGACGTTCAACACATCCCGGCTTTCTCCTGGCGCCATTATTGATATTATCGTGGCTGCCGTGAAGGATTCGCAGCTGAAAGAAGCTGACTCCTGGTCTGCCGATGAGATTGAAAATACCATTTTGGTGAAAAAGATAGAAACCGCTCTGCTGCGTTCTGAAGAGCTTGAGTATCGTCCGTTCAGGATTGAAGTGGAAGACGGGCAGGTCACCCTGTCCGGGTACATCGGTTCAGAACAGGAAAAAAAGGCTGCACTGAAGGTAGCTGCAGCCATCAAGGGTGTTGAAAGTGTGGTTGATAATCTGCACGTGGTTAACTATAGGGAATATAAGGAAAAATGCTGA
- a CDS encoding MgtC/SapB family protein, whose translation MILSSFEIQLLIRLLLATLLGGLIGLERELHGRPAGFRTHLMVALGAALYMGVSLHFYQVYGALSGNLAVRVDPGRVAAQIVVGIGFLGAGAIIRENASVRGLTTAACLWVAAAIGTACGAGMLLIAVVVTAISLVSLLVLKRVEEGLSRDIYQQVMVSSEYREGQSERIAQAVRDCGSDLMESGIARDVEAGTVTFEFRVRVISGIATCKLVDVLSGIEGVKLVSLR comes from the coding sequence ATGATCTTATCCTCATTTGAGATACAGTTGCTTATACGTCTGTTACTGGCAACCTTGCTGGGCGGCTTGATCGGTCTTGAGCGGGAACTCCATGGTCGTCCGGCCGGTTTCCGTACGCATTTAATGGTGGCGTTGGGAGCAGCCCTCTATATGGGGGTCTCGTTGCATTTCTACCAGGTTTATGGTGCTCTTTCAGGGAATCTCGCGGTACGGGTAGACCCTGGTCGTGTTGCTGCCCAGATTGTCGTCGGGATCGGCTTTTTGGGGGCTGGGGCGATAATTCGTGAGAATGCCTCTGTACGTGGTCTGACAACGGCAGCCTGCCTTTGGGTGGCAGCAGCTATCGGTACGGCCTGTGGTGCCGGAATGCTCTTGATTGCTGTGGTGGTGACCGCTATTTCTCTCGTCAGTCTGCTCGTTTTAAAGCGGGTGGAGGAGGGATTGAGCCGGGATATTTACCAGCAGGTAATGGTGTCGAGCGAATACCGTGAGGGGCAATCGGAGCGGATTGCCCAGGCGGTACGGGATTGCGGCTCTGATTTGATGGAAAGCGGTATTGCGCGGGATGTTGAAGCTGGTACAGTGACATTTGAATTTCGTGTCAGGGTAATCAGTGGGATTGCAACCTGCAAACTGGTTGATGTCCTGTCAGGCATTGAAGGGGTGAAACTGGTTAGTCTGCGCTGA